One stretch of Streptomyces sp. NBC_00443 DNA includes these proteins:
- the rsgA gene encoding ribosome small subunit-dependent GTPase A has translation MNLSTHSASSASSHPLAQYGWDEGWEAEFAPYAEQDLLPGRVVRVDRGQCDVVTPVGTVRADTEFVVPRDPMKVVCTGDWVAVDPEGSDPLYVRTLLPRRTAFVRSTSSKRSEGQVLATNIDHVVICVSLAVELDLGRIERFLALAMSDSGGEAPLHTSALSWESGAQPVVVLTKADLVPDAVTLSHLVQDVEKTAPGVPVLSVSAVDGDGLDVLVAVVSGGTSVLLGQSGAGKSTLANALLGEDVMEVQAARDVDGKGRHTTTTRNLLALPGGGVLIDTPGLRGVGLWDAEAGVGQVFSEIEELAGRCRFQDCAHESEPGCAVRSAVDAGELPERRLESYRKLMRENRWIVAKTDARLRAEIKKDWKRKGAEGRAAMEAKRGKRR, from the coding sequence TTGAATCTCTCTACTCATTCGGCTTCTTCCGCTTCGTCGCACCCTCTGGCCCAGTACGGCTGGGACGAGGGATGGGAAGCGGAGTTCGCCCCGTACGCCGAGCAGGATCTCCTGCCCGGCCGTGTCGTACGTGTCGACCGCGGCCAGTGCGACGTCGTCACCCCCGTCGGCACTGTCCGTGCCGACACCGAGTTCGTCGTTCCCCGCGACCCGATGAAGGTGGTGTGCACGGGGGACTGGGTCGCTGTCGACCCCGAGGGCAGCGACCCGCTGTATGTTCGGACGCTGCTGCCACGCCGTACCGCCTTCGTGCGCTCGACGTCGTCCAAGCGTTCTGAGGGCCAGGTGCTGGCCACTAACATCGATCACGTCGTCATCTGTGTGTCGCTCGCGGTCGAACTCGACCTCGGGCGCATCGAGCGGTTCCTGGCCCTCGCCATGTCCGACTCGGGTGGTGAGGCACCGCTGCATACGTCGGCACTCTCCTGGGAGTCGGGCGCGCAACCTGTCGTGGTGCTCACCAAGGCCGACCTCGTGCCGGACGCGGTCACGCTCTCGCATCTCGTCCAGGACGTGGAGAAGACCGCGCCGGGTGTGCCGGTGCTGTCGGTCAGCGCGGTGGACGGGGACGGACTCGACGTCCTCGTCGCGGTCGTCTCCGGCGGTACGTCCGTGCTGCTCGGGCAGTCCGGCGCGGGCAAGTCGACGCTCGCGAACGCGCTGCTCGGCGAGGACGTGATGGAGGTCCAGGCCGCGCGCGACGTCGACGGCAAGGGCCGCCACACCACCACCACGCGCAACCTGCTCGCCCTGCCGGGCGGCGGGGTACTGATCGACACCCCGGGGCTGCGGGGCGTCGGCCTGTGGGACGCCGAGGCCGGGGTCGGCCAGGTCTTCTCGGAGATCGAGGAACTGGCCGGGCGGTGCCGCTTCCAGGACTGTGCCCACGAGAGTGAGCCGGGGTGTGCGGTGCGCTCCGCTGTCGACGCGGGTGAGCTGCCCGAGCGGCGGTTGGAGAGCTACCGGAAGCTGATGCGGGAGAACCGGTGGATCGTGGCCAAGACCGATGCGCGCCTCAGGGCCGAGATCAAGAAGGACTGGAAGCGGAAGGGGGCGGAGGGGCGCGCGGCGATGGAGGCGAAGCGGGGGAAGCGGCGTTAG
- a CDS encoding ABC transporter permease translates to MDFLDFLSGNWPDVRDATVDHAVLVLEGLGLAVAVGLPLAVLVYRTSLPRAAVLGVAGVFLTIPSYALFGLLITPLGLGTGPSIVALTMYALLPVIRNSVVGLREVDPAVVESARGMGMSRLKVLLGVELPLAWPVIVTGLRVAAQLLLGIAAIAAAVNGPGLGNLILQGLDKAGTPFAIYLTIEGAAAIVVLAVLFDAAFALLKRLTTSRGLSA, encoded by the coding sequence GTGGATTTCTTAGACTTCCTGTCCGGGAACTGGCCGGATGTGCGGGATGCCACGGTGGATCATGCCGTGCTCGTCCTCGAAGGGCTCGGCCTCGCGGTGGCGGTGGGCCTGCCCCTGGCGGTGCTCGTCTACCGCACCAGCCTGCCGCGCGCCGCCGTTCTGGGGGTCGCGGGGGTGTTCCTCACGATCCCCTCGTACGCCTTGTTCGGCCTGCTCATCACTCCGCTCGGACTGGGTACGGGGCCCTCGATCGTGGCTCTGACGATGTACGCGCTGCTGCCCGTCATCCGGAATTCGGTCGTCGGCCTGCGTGAAGTCGACCCCGCCGTGGTGGAATCGGCGCGGGGCATGGGCATGAGCCGGCTCAAGGTGCTGCTGGGCGTGGAGTTGCCGCTTGCCTGGCCGGTCATCGTGACCGGGCTGCGCGTGGCCGCCCAGCTGCTGCTCGGCATCGCCGCCATCGCCGCCGCCGTCAACGGCCCGGGCCTGGGCAATCTCATCCTGCAGGGCCTCGACAAGGCCGGTACCCCCTTCGCCATCTATCTGACTATCGAGGGCGCCGCGGCGATCGTCGTGCTCGCCGTGCTGTTCGACGCGGCCTTCGCGCTGCTGAAGCGACTCACGACATCGAGAGGGCTCAGCGCATGA
- a CDS encoding ABC transporter ATP-binding protein: MTETKTGNRTEPMIRLDQLTKAYGGQAAPAVDGLTLDIPAGEIVVLVGPSGCGKTTTMKLINRLIEPTSGRIHLDGKDVTDGNPDVLRRRIGYSIQQTGLFPHRSVADNIATVPRMLGWSKDRVAARVDELLTLVGLDPDKYRRRFPRQLSGGEQQRVGVARALGGDPQVMLMDEPFGAIDPLNRASLQNEFLRIQAELKKTIVFVTHDIDEAVKMGDRIAIFSSNGKVEQYDTPERILSEPVNDFVAGFIGSGAAVRRLSLSRLADVDIPGDWPTLAEGASAEERLSAAAAANGREFLLVLDGERHPVGWLPTDRPADGERSEMGVPPDEVWGRAIPVLSPLGPRDTLYEALDQMLTLNAAAAVVTHDDGRYRGVLELDSLRTLIHAQRAGAMTAPTRREVR; this comes from the coding sequence ATGACCGAGACGAAGACCGGGAACCGGACCGAGCCGATGATCAGGCTGGACCAGCTCACCAAGGCGTACGGCGGACAGGCCGCTCCCGCCGTGGACGGACTCACGCTCGACATCCCGGCGGGCGAGATCGTCGTCCTCGTCGGTCCGTCCGGCTGTGGCAAGACGACCACGATGAAGCTCATCAACCGGCTGATCGAGCCCACCTCCGGGCGCATCCACCTGGACGGCAAGGACGTCACCGACGGCAACCCGGACGTGCTGCGCCGCCGTATCGGCTACTCCATCCAGCAGACCGGTCTCTTCCCGCACCGCTCCGTCGCCGACAACATCGCGACCGTGCCGCGGATGCTCGGCTGGTCCAAGGACCGCGTCGCGGCCCGCGTCGACGAACTCCTCACGCTCGTCGGCCTCGACCCGGACAAGTACCGGCGGCGCTTCCCCAGGCAGCTCTCCGGCGGCGAGCAGCAGCGCGTCGGCGTCGCCCGCGCACTCGGCGGCGACCCGCAGGTGATGCTCATGGACGAGCCCTTCGGCGCCATCGACCCGCTCAACCGCGCGTCACTGCAGAACGAGTTCCTGCGCATCCAGGCCGAGTTGAAGAAGACCATCGTCTTCGTCACCCATGACATCGACGAGGCCGTGAAGATGGGCGACCGGATCGCGATCTTCTCGTCCAACGGCAAGGTCGAGCAGTACGACACCCCCGAGCGCATCCTTTCCGAGCCCGTCAACGACTTCGTCGCCGGCTTCATCGGCAGCGGCGCCGCGGTGCGCCGGCTCTCGCTGAGCCGGCTGGCGGACGTCGACATACCCGGTGACTGGCCGACCCTCGCCGAGGGCGCCTCAGCCGAGGAGCGGCTGAGCGCGGCGGCGGCCGCGAACGGGCGGGAGTTCCTGCTCGTACTCGACGGCGAACGGCACCCCGTGGGCTGGCTGCCCACCGACCGGCCCGCGGACGGCGAGCGAAGCGAGATGGGGGTCCCCCCGGACGAAGTCTGGGGGAGGGCGATACCGGTGCTCTCCCCGCTCGGCCCGCGCGACACCCTCTACGAGGCGCTTGACCAGATGCTCACCCTGAACGCCGCGGCCGCAGTGGTCACCCACGACGACGGCCGCTACCGCGGCGTCCTCGAACTCGACTCGCTGCGCACCCTCATCCACGCGCAGCGCGCCGGGGCCATGACAGCGCCCACCCGCCGGGAGGTGCGGTAG
- a CDS encoding ABC transporter permease, which yields MAVITQPRPPVTETAAAHGRLLAYGRYAVLPVVVGLALLALHLYVSAHELDSIEQRSLNADYLTNRILKHLGLTIVVSALILVIAVPCGVLLTRPWARRWASPILVVANIGQALPSLGLIVLLAVGFKTLGVNQIAVIAFLVYGILPVLRNTIAGLQQVDRSVIESARGMGMTRWSVLLQIELPLAVPVILAGVRTALVITVGTVALATFVGAGGLGDVISNGISSSRDVVLLTGSVLVAALALLVDWAASIAEELLKPRGLQ from the coding sequence ATGGCGGTCATCACCCAGCCCCGCCCCCCTGTGACCGAGACCGCCGCCGCCCACGGGCGGCTGCTCGCATACGGGCGGTACGCGGTCCTGCCGGTGGTCGTCGGCCTCGCGCTGCTCGCGCTCCACCTCTACGTCTCCGCTCACGAGCTGGACTCCATCGAGCAGCGCAGCCTCAACGCCGACTACCTCACGAACCGGATCCTGAAGCATCTCGGCCTCACGATCGTCGTGTCCGCCCTCATCCTGGTGATCGCCGTGCCCTGCGGCGTCCTGCTCACCCGCCCCTGGGCGCGCCGCTGGGCCTCGCCGATCCTGGTCGTCGCCAACATCGGGCAGGCGCTGCCCTCCCTCGGGCTGATCGTGCTGCTGGCCGTGGGCTTCAAGACGCTGGGCGTCAACCAGATCGCGGTCATCGCTTTCCTCGTGTACGGAATCCTGCCTGTGCTGCGCAACACCATCGCCGGGCTGCAGCAGGTCGACCGCTCGGTGATCGAGTCGGCGCGGGGCATGGGAATGACCCGCTGGTCGGTACTGCTCCAGATCGAGCTGCCGCTGGCCGTCCCGGTGATCCTCGCCGGTGTGCGTACGGCCCTCGTGATCACCGTCGGCACCGTGGCACTGGCCACTTTCGTCGGCGCGGGCGGCCTCGGCGATGTCATCTCCAACGGCATCAGCTCCAGCCGCGATGTGGTCCTGCTCACCGGCAGCGTGCTGGTCGCCGCGCTGGCGCTGCTCGTCGACTGGGCGGCGTCGATCGCCGAAGAGCTTCTCAAGCCACGGGGGCTGCAATGA